From the genome of Camarhynchus parvulus chromosome 8, STF_HiC, whole genome shotgun sequence, one region includes:
- the PTPRC gene encoding receptor-type tyrosine-protein phosphatase C isoform X2 — protein sequence MTTPGTETTTVIPEATCAIIEDIKDSKNNSNMAEVFLKNLTKHTEYIILGHDRGRTVSFSDRSVELPKCRNYTVQVKNGRCSDGTSSSFLVPEVPRESLKVEDPTNTSALLCWSSSLACANVTVTCNGTSHSFHPMHSEHSKSRDKNQTCKVLKNLLPNCLYDCIGSIHFYENNVANQSFTIHTDYGVPGAPQKLEIVHTNTTGVAVNWTAPGDTSNGPINGYIVNFLVEGEVFHHSEINTTHYSFYGFKPYTRASVSVTPYTTNKHNYRLEGSSESREFTTAAGVPEKVNHIKTILTADNAVQITCKNQSVFGPHAEFILIWENDEKPERESKCEFKRENLFYLTNYTFKIFVFNGEHDGPEAVGSIKTRYNSKALIIFLVFLIIVTVIALLLVLYKIYDLHQKKLSNSSEGVNLVAIKDDDKQLLNIEPIPSELLLDTYKRKIADEGRLFLEEFQSIPRVFSKFSIKEAKKTHNQNKNRYIDILPYDHNRVELSEMPGDPGSDYINASYIDGFKEPRKYIAAQGPKDETTDDFWRMIWEQKATIIVMVTRCEEGKRNKCAQYWPSMENGTATYGDIIVKIYESKTCPDYVIQKLHITNGRERTAGRDVTHIQFTSWPDHGVPEDPHLLLKLRRRVNALSNFFSGPIVVHCSAGVGRTGTYIGIDAMLEGLDAEGRVDVYGYIVKLRRQRCLMVQVESQYILIHQALVEYNQYGETEISLSELHSSLNNLKRKDHPSEPSLLEAEFQRLPSYKGWRTQNIGNRDENKSKNRNANIIPYDFNRVPIRHEEDCSKEAEHDSDESSDEDSDCEESSKYINASFITGYWGPKAMIATQGPLQETISDFWQMVFQRKVKVIVMLTELKEGDQELCAQYWGEGKQTYGGIEVQMADVSSGPNYTIRAFDVAHLKTKETQKVYQYQYHQWSGCDVPETPKDLVSMILNIKQKLPARPVTEDNRRARSVPLLVHCCDGSQQTGVFCALMTLLESAETEEVIDVFQVVKSLRRTRLGMVSTLEQYQFLYDTIASTYPAQNGQIKKNSQQEDKVEFCSEVGKSDQETDLITTDLAPPRPEEIEPPEICGGSKAADSTKGTESSTNGPTTAVLT from the exons ATGACCACACCTGGTACTG aAACTACCACAGTGATACCTGAAGCAACTTGTG CTATTATCGAAGATATAAAAGACTCTAAGAACAACTCAAACATGGCTGaagttttcctgaaaaatctcacaaaacacacagaatatATTATTCTGGGGCATGACAGAGGCAGAACTGTGAGTTTCAGCGACCGTTCAGTAGAGCTTCCGAAATGCCGGAATTACACTGTCCAAGTTAAAAATGGCAGGTGTTCAGATGGtacttcttcttcttttcttgttccAGAAG TCCCAAGGGAATCTCTTAAAGTCGAGGACCCAACCAACACATCTGCCTTGTTATGCTGGAGTAGCTCACTTGCCTGTGCTAACGTGACTGTCACCTGCAATGGGACATCACATTCATTCCATCCAATGCATTCTGAAC ATTCAAAGTCTAGAGATAAAAATCAAACTTGCAAAGTGCTGAAAAATTTATTGCCAAACTGTCTGTATGACTGCATTGGATCCATacatttttatgaaaacaaTGTTGCCAACCAAAGCTTCACCATACATACAGACTATGGTG TTCCAGGAGCACCACAAAAGCTTGAAATAGTACATACAAATACCACAGGTGTAGCAGTTAATTGgacagcacctggggacacttccAATGGTCCCATAAATGGCTACATTGTGAATTTCTTGGTAGAAGGTGAAG tgtttcatcaCAGTGAAATCAACACAACTCATTATAGTTTCTATGGATTTAAACCTTATACCAGAGCTTCTGTATCTGTGACTCCATATACAACCAACAAACACAATTACAGGCTTGAAGGTAGCAGTGAAAGCCGTGAATTTACAACAGCTGCAGGAG TACCAGAAAAAGTGAATCACATTAAAACAATATTGACAGCTGATAATGCTGTCCAGATTACATGCAAAAACCAAAGTGTGTTTGGACCACATGCAGAATTTATATTGATTTGGGAGAATGATGAAAAACCTGAAAGGGAAAGCAAATGtgaatttaaaagagaaaatctctTTTACCTGACAAACTATACATTTAAG ATCTTCGTCTTTAATGGAGAACACGATGGGCCAGAAGCAGTGGGGAGTATAAAAACTAGAT ATAATTCTAAAGCCTTGATTATATTCTTGGTATTCTTGATCATTGTGACTGTAATTGCTTTACTGCTGGTTCTGTACAAAATCTATGATCTTCACCAAAAAAAGCTTAG CAATTCTTCGGAAGGCGTGAACCTTGTTGCAA TTAAAGATGATGACAAGCAACTTCTCAACATAGAGCCAATACCCTCAGAGCTATTGCTGGACACATACAAGAGGAAGATTGCAGATGAAGGAAGGCTCTTCTTGGAAGAATTTCAG aGTATTCCTAGAGTCTTCAGTAAATTTTCTATAAAAGAGGCCAAAAAGACCCATAATCAGAACAAAAACCGTTACATTGATATTCTTCCAT aTGACCATAACCGTGTTGAGCTCTCAGAGATGCCAGGAGATCCAGGATCAGACTATATCAATGCAAGTTATATTGAT GGCTTCAAAGAACCAAGAAAATATATTGCTGCACAAG GCCCCAAGGATGAAACCACAGATGATTTCTGGAGAATGATCTGGGAACAGAAGGCAACCATTATTGTCATGGTGACTCGCtgtgaggaaggaaagagg AACAAATGTGCCCAGTACTGGCCATCAATGGAGAACGGGACTGCAACGTATGGGGACATCATTGTGAAGATCTATGAAAGTAAAACATGTCCAGACTATGTCATTCAGAAACTGCACATCACAAAT GGAAGAGAAAGGACAGCTGGAAGAGATGTCACTCATATCCAATTCACAAGCTGGCCAGATCATGGAGTCCCTGAGGATCCACATCTCCTTCTCAAACTCCGACGCAGAGTTAACGCCCTCAGCAACTTTTTTAGTGGTCCAATCGTGGTTCATTGCAG TGCCGGCGTTGGGCGCACGGGGACATACATCGGGATCGATGCCatgctggaggggctggacgCAGAGGGCAGAGTGGATGTTTATGGATACATCGTGAAACTGCGTCGGCAGCGATGCCTCATGGTCCAAGTAGAG TCACAGTACATCCTTATTCATCAAGCACTGGTGGAATACAATCAGTATGGAGAAACAGAGATCAGTCTCTCAGAACTGCATTCCTCCCTTAAcaatctgaaaagaaaagacCACCCAAGTGAGCCTTCTCTGCTGGAGGCAGAGTTCCAG CGATTGCCTTCCTATAAGGGGTGGCGAACACAGAACATTGGGAATCGggatgaaaataaaagcaaaaataggAATGCCAACATAATTCCTT ATGACTTTAACCGGGTGCCCATCAGGCACGAAGAAGATTGCAGTAAGGAGGCTGAGCATGATTCAGATGAGTCCTCGGATGAGGACAGCGACTGTGAGGAATCCAGCAAATACATCAATGCTTCCTTCATAACT gGTTACTGGGGTCCAAAAGCCATGATTGCAACACAGGGACCACTGCAGGAAACTATCTCTGACTTCTGGCAAATGGTGTTCCAAAGAAAAGTCAAAGTCATTGTTATGCTGACAGAGCTGAAGGAGGGAGATCAG GAACTCTGTGCACAGTACTGGggagaaggaaagcaaacatATGGTGGCATAGAAGTTCAAATGGCAGATGTCAGCTCTGGTCCTAACTATACCATACGTGCATTTGATGTTGCACATCTGAAG ACAAAAGAAACTCAGAAGGTGTATCAGTATCAGTACCATCAATGGAGTGGCTGTGATGTTCCAGAAACCCCTAAAGATTTAGTCAGCATGATTCTCAACATTAAACAAAAACTTCCAGCCAGACCAGTCACTGAGGACAACAGGAGAGCCCGCAGTGTCCCACTGCTTGTCCACTGCTG TGATGGATCACAGCAGACTGGTGTATTTTGTGCTTTAATGACCCTTTTGGAAAgtgcagaaacagaagaagTAATAGATGTTTTCCAAGTAGTAAAATCACTTCGTCgcaccaggctgggaatggtCTCCACCTTG
- the PTPRC gene encoding receptor-type tyrosine-protein phosphatase C isoform X1, which produces MFLWLKLLAFGVAFLGRDAFLKGEETTMTTPGTETTTVIPEATCAIIEDIKDSKNNSNMAEVFLKNLTKHTEYIILGHDRGRTVSFSDRSVELPKCRNYTVQVKNGRCSDGTSSSFLVPEVPRESLKVEDPTNTSALLCWSSSLACANVTVTCNGTSHSFHPMHSEHSKSRDKNQTCKVLKNLLPNCLYDCIGSIHFYENNVANQSFTIHTDYGVPGAPQKLEIVHTNTTGVAVNWTAPGDTSNGPINGYIVNFLVEGEVFHHSEINTTHYSFYGFKPYTRASVSVTPYTTNKHNYRLEGSSESREFTTAAGVPEKVNHIKTILTADNAVQITCKNQSVFGPHAEFILIWENDEKPERESKCEFKRENLFYLTNYTFKIFVFNGEHDGPEAVGSIKTRYNSKALIIFLVFLIIVTVIALLLVLYKIYDLHQKKLSNSSEGVNLVAIKDDDKQLLNIEPIPSELLLDTYKRKIADEGRLFLEEFQSIPRVFSKFSIKEAKKTHNQNKNRYIDILPYDHNRVELSEMPGDPGSDYINASYIDGFKEPRKYIAAQGPKDETTDDFWRMIWEQKATIIVMVTRCEEGKRNKCAQYWPSMENGTATYGDIIVKIYESKTCPDYVIQKLHITNGRERTAGRDVTHIQFTSWPDHGVPEDPHLLLKLRRRVNALSNFFSGPIVVHCSAGVGRTGTYIGIDAMLEGLDAEGRVDVYGYIVKLRRQRCLMVQVESQYILIHQALVEYNQYGETEISLSELHSSLNNLKRKDHPSEPSLLEAEFQRLPSYKGWRTQNIGNRDENKSKNRNANIIPYDFNRVPIRHEEDCSKEAEHDSDESSDEDSDCEESSKYINASFITGYWGPKAMIATQGPLQETISDFWQMVFQRKVKVIVMLTELKEGDQELCAQYWGEGKQTYGGIEVQMADVSSGPNYTIRAFDVAHLKTKETQKVYQYQYHQWSGCDVPETPKDLVSMILNIKQKLPARPVTEDNRRARSVPLLVHCCDGSQQTGVFCALMTLLESAETEEVIDVFQVVKSLRRTRLGMVSTLEQYQFLYDTIASTYPAQNGQIKKNSQQEDKVEFCSEVGKSDQETDLITTDLAPPRPEEIEPPEICGGSKAADSTKGTESSTNGPTTAVLT; this is translated from the exons gGGAGGAGACTACAATGACCACACCTGGTACTG aAACTACCACAGTGATACCTGAAGCAACTTGTG CTATTATCGAAGATATAAAAGACTCTAAGAACAACTCAAACATGGCTGaagttttcctgaaaaatctcacaaaacacacagaatatATTATTCTGGGGCATGACAGAGGCAGAACTGTGAGTTTCAGCGACCGTTCAGTAGAGCTTCCGAAATGCCGGAATTACACTGTCCAAGTTAAAAATGGCAGGTGTTCAGATGGtacttcttcttcttttcttgttccAGAAG TCCCAAGGGAATCTCTTAAAGTCGAGGACCCAACCAACACATCTGCCTTGTTATGCTGGAGTAGCTCACTTGCCTGTGCTAACGTGACTGTCACCTGCAATGGGACATCACATTCATTCCATCCAATGCATTCTGAAC ATTCAAAGTCTAGAGATAAAAATCAAACTTGCAAAGTGCTGAAAAATTTATTGCCAAACTGTCTGTATGACTGCATTGGATCCATacatttttatgaaaacaaTGTTGCCAACCAAAGCTTCACCATACATACAGACTATGGTG TTCCAGGAGCACCACAAAAGCTTGAAATAGTACATACAAATACCACAGGTGTAGCAGTTAATTGgacagcacctggggacacttccAATGGTCCCATAAATGGCTACATTGTGAATTTCTTGGTAGAAGGTGAAG tgtttcatcaCAGTGAAATCAACACAACTCATTATAGTTTCTATGGATTTAAACCTTATACCAGAGCTTCTGTATCTGTGACTCCATATACAACCAACAAACACAATTACAGGCTTGAAGGTAGCAGTGAAAGCCGTGAATTTACAACAGCTGCAGGAG TACCAGAAAAAGTGAATCACATTAAAACAATATTGACAGCTGATAATGCTGTCCAGATTACATGCAAAAACCAAAGTGTGTTTGGACCACATGCAGAATTTATATTGATTTGGGAGAATGATGAAAAACCTGAAAGGGAAAGCAAATGtgaatttaaaagagaaaatctctTTTACCTGACAAACTATACATTTAAG ATCTTCGTCTTTAATGGAGAACACGATGGGCCAGAAGCAGTGGGGAGTATAAAAACTAGAT ATAATTCTAAAGCCTTGATTATATTCTTGGTATTCTTGATCATTGTGACTGTAATTGCTTTACTGCTGGTTCTGTACAAAATCTATGATCTTCACCAAAAAAAGCTTAG CAATTCTTCGGAAGGCGTGAACCTTGTTGCAA TTAAAGATGATGACAAGCAACTTCTCAACATAGAGCCAATACCCTCAGAGCTATTGCTGGACACATACAAGAGGAAGATTGCAGATGAAGGAAGGCTCTTCTTGGAAGAATTTCAG aGTATTCCTAGAGTCTTCAGTAAATTTTCTATAAAAGAGGCCAAAAAGACCCATAATCAGAACAAAAACCGTTACATTGATATTCTTCCAT aTGACCATAACCGTGTTGAGCTCTCAGAGATGCCAGGAGATCCAGGATCAGACTATATCAATGCAAGTTATATTGAT GGCTTCAAAGAACCAAGAAAATATATTGCTGCACAAG GCCCCAAGGATGAAACCACAGATGATTTCTGGAGAATGATCTGGGAACAGAAGGCAACCATTATTGTCATGGTGACTCGCtgtgaggaaggaaagagg AACAAATGTGCCCAGTACTGGCCATCAATGGAGAACGGGACTGCAACGTATGGGGACATCATTGTGAAGATCTATGAAAGTAAAACATGTCCAGACTATGTCATTCAGAAACTGCACATCACAAAT GGAAGAGAAAGGACAGCTGGAAGAGATGTCACTCATATCCAATTCACAAGCTGGCCAGATCATGGAGTCCCTGAGGATCCACATCTCCTTCTCAAACTCCGACGCAGAGTTAACGCCCTCAGCAACTTTTTTAGTGGTCCAATCGTGGTTCATTGCAG TGCCGGCGTTGGGCGCACGGGGACATACATCGGGATCGATGCCatgctggaggggctggacgCAGAGGGCAGAGTGGATGTTTATGGATACATCGTGAAACTGCGTCGGCAGCGATGCCTCATGGTCCAAGTAGAG TCACAGTACATCCTTATTCATCAAGCACTGGTGGAATACAATCAGTATGGAGAAACAGAGATCAGTCTCTCAGAACTGCATTCCTCCCTTAAcaatctgaaaagaaaagacCACCCAAGTGAGCCTTCTCTGCTGGAGGCAGAGTTCCAG CGATTGCCTTCCTATAAGGGGTGGCGAACACAGAACATTGGGAATCGggatgaaaataaaagcaaaaataggAATGCCAACATAATTCCTT ATGACTTTAACCGGGTGCCCATCAGGCACGAAGAAGATTGCAGTAAGGAGGCTGAGCATGATTCAGATGAGTCCTCGGATGAGGACAGCGACTGTGAGGAATCCAGCAAATACATCAATGCTTCCTTCATAACT gGTTACTGGGGTCCAAAAGCCATGATTGCAACACAGGGACCACTGCAGGAAACTATCTCTGACTTCTGGCAAATGGTGTTCCAAAGAAAAGTCAAAGTCATTGTTATGCTGACAGAGCTGAAGGAGGGAGATCAG GAACTCTGTGCACAGTACTGGggagaaggaaagcaaacatATGGTGGCATAGAAGTTCAAATGGCAGATGTCAGCTCTGGTCCTAACTATACCATACGTGCATTTGATGTTGCACATCTGAAG ACAAAAGAAACTCAGAAGGTGTATCAGTATCAGTACCATCAATGGAGTGGCTGTGATGTTCCAGAAACCCCTAAAGATTTAGTCAGCATGATTCTCAACATTAAACAAAAACTTCCAGCCAGACCAGTCACTGAGGACAACAGGAGAGCCCGCAGTGTCCCACTGCTTGTCCACTGCTG TGATGGATCACAGCAGACTGGTGTATTTTGTGCTTTAATGACCCTTTTGGAAAgtgcagaaacagaagaagTAATAGATGTTTTCCAAGTAGTAAAATCACTTCGTCgcaccaggctgggaatggtCTCCACCTTG